A stretch of the Vigna radiata var. radiata cultivar VC1973A chromosome 7, Vradiata_ver6, whole genome shotgun sequence genome encodes the following:
- the LOC106767732 gene encoding late embryogenesis abundant protein Lea5: MSPSLSQAKSLRLLLPFHRRGYAVASDVSARVGLGNNIGRRSGIVGGAEEKPVTRDGAKAYSDWAPDPVTGDYRPMNHTPEIDPVELRRMLLKHK, encoded by the exons ATGTCTCCTTCTCTCTCGCAAGCCAAATCTCTCCGTCTCCTTCTTCCTTTTCATCG GCGAGGTTATGCAGTTGCGTCTGATGTTTCGGCAAGAGTTGGATTGGGTAATAATATTGGGCGTAGGAGTGGAATCGTGGGAGGTGCAGAAGAAAAGCCGGTGACAAGAGATGGTGCAAAAGCCTATTCCGATTGGGCCCCAGACCCAGTAACCGGTGACTACAGGCCCATGAACCACACCCCTGAAATTGACCCGGTGGAGCTCCGACGGATGTTGCTTAAGCACAAGTAG
- the LOC106766535 gene encoding uncharacterized protein DDB_G0271670, whose translation MEAMKGGGGRVGVGEDHDISDGMQCTDHPFRNNPGAICAFCLQEKLGKLVSSSFPLPIHAPSSSSSSPSFRSDRPPSSSTTRPSLPPTATSPPAPSSSSSSSSLPHSHYHHYYARRTRLPFLLSKNKKKKPSPNASSHLVLKRSKSTATPRTNHSFLDADHDQDFSPRKRHGFWSFLYLSSKSSKKLNSKSFRDTNTNTNVNVNHPPRISAINSAPGTTSVKPKENTSSASSLRTDIVVQQDTNNSSNSPTAHATSSMERKVSRSRSVGCGSRSFSGDFFERISTGFGDCTLRRVESQREGKTKVGGGGGGAVSRGGDHHHHHCMKERVRCGGLFSGFMMTSSSSSSSSSSYWVSSSAEEGANGKSASVALSHNRGRSWGWAFASPMRAFGGKPSSKESNRRDIIRDANDNKNATPNLSAIPSLLAVRS comes from the coding sequence GCCATGAAAGGAGGCGGAGGAAGAGTTGGCGTCGGAGAAGACCATGACATCTCAGACGGAATGCAGTGCACCGACCACCCTTTCCGAAACAACCCAGGTGCCATCTGTGCCTTCTGCCTTCAGGAGAAGCTCGGCAAGCTTGTTTCCTCTTCCTTCCCTCTCCCCATTCACgctccttcttcctcttcctcctctccttcttTCAGATCCGACCGACcaccctcctcctccaccaCTCGCCCTTCCCTCCCTCCCACCGCCACCTCACCACCCGCcccctcctcttcctcctcctcctcttccctCCCCCACTCCCACTACCACCACTACTACGCCCGCAGAACCCGCCTCCCTTTTCTCTTGTccaagaacaagaagaagaagccCTCGCCCAATGCATCCTCCCACCTCGTTCTCAAGCGCAGCAAGTCCACTGCCACGCCCCGAACAAACCACTCCTTCCTCGACGCTGACCACGACCAGGATTTCAGTCCCAGGAAGAGACACGGCTTCTGGTCCTTTCTCTACctctcttccaaatcatccaaGAAACTCAACTCCAAGAGCTTCAGGGAcaccaacaccaacaccaaCGTCAACGTCAACCACCCGCCCAGGATCTCTGCCATTAACTCCGCACCGGGAACTACTTCTGTCAAGCCCAAGGAAAACACTTCCTCTGCTTCTTCTCTCAGGACTGACATTGTTGTTCAACAGGACACCAATAACAGCAGTAACAGTCCCACTGCTCATGCCACTTCTTCTATGGAGCGTAAGGTATCGAGATCCAGATCTGTTGGCTGTGGCAGCAGAAGCTTCTCTGGGGACTTCTTCGAGAGGATTTCTACCGGGTTCGGAGATTGCACTCTCCGGAGGGTGGAGTCTCAGCGTGAAGGCAAGACAAAGGTGGGCGGTGGTGGCGGTGGCGCCGTGAGCCGTGGCGGcgatcaccaccaccaccattgcATGAAGGAGAGAGTGCGGTGCGGAGGATTGTTTAGTGGGTTCATGATGACTTCGTCTTCTTCGTCGTCTTCTTCGTCGTCTTATTGGGTGTCTTCTTCTGCTGAGGAGGGCGCAAATGGGAAATCAGCGAGTGTGGCCCTATCTCATAACAGGGGTAGGAGTTGGGGTTGGGCTTTTGCGAGTCCCATGAGAGCTTTCGGCGGCAAACCCTCTTCTAAAGAGAGTAATAGAAGAGATATCATTAGAGATGCCAATGACAATAAGAATGCTACGCCAAACTTATCGGCCATACCCTCCTTGCTCGCCGTCAGAAGCTGA